One Coccinella septempunctata chromosome X, icCocSept1.1, whole genome shotgun sequence genomic window carries:
- the LOC123321369 gene encoding coiled-coil domain-containing protein 186-like, with protein MGTRSDITQESFDSDDDFYDISYMFENAESRSDIVHESTENPEDQQPVQHSNILEGYAVIDNDIPSTPTATNEIIQNEKNDLEKYKELAYLYFSKFEDLEKEYKNIQRKQAESNRNAKELAENLDKAKKQRDEAVKEKENMVIKYAVGEKKILAESQSREKAEKKCKELKREKEIQEHKVRTLISEKARICQMFDNKVHEQKALQQEFDRLKSEMSSLENEMKWCQNSLKNEVEAHRDSQKTIENLNRKLADCADQIEQVKKEAQESIKSFKYSEENQAFLLDQKCKEQQASLILLKHERDDRENQVKTLQIALERLQSKHQDMLQENNELSQKVQQLELERLDSRQKLSELRGCADQQLQYAADLQMKTAQLEQYKLQLINEQEQLKACEEQMAILKCRNSDLESDIEACRTREAELLLFTQQLTDKNVRLQSEFTALETRIHQLTSEQTQIKRSTKEHETKAAMLLGQLSEQKQKYLDEIDTLRKSLNEEKVQNAKLKQELYDQKGENAIIKRKHELSLKEVQKELNSCRKSLEEYKNTDRSTSSSRSSLSGGVTEKGNEGYSEDNVKVIQPDGEIDRQILIEHIVKLQRISARKSEKIDFLEEHVNTLIAELQKKSKLLQVYMLREQAGTLTSDKMDNTKADLAKLNGIMASMYSSRVADENLTLELSLDINRKLQAVLEDVLLKNITLKKSVDTLGEEIDRLNKLLKSHNSK; from the coding sequence TTCCAACATCCTAGAAGGATATGCAGTGATAGACAATGACATTCCATCAACCCCTACAGCAACAAATGAAATAATACAGAACGAAAAGAACGACTTGGAGAAATACAAGGAACTCGCTTACCTCTACTTCTCGAAATTCGAGGACTTGGAgaaggaatataaaaatatacagaGGAAACAAGCTGAAAGTAACCGCAACGCTAAAGAACTCGCTGAAAACCTTGACAAGGCGAAGAAACAGCGAGATGAGGCGGTCAAAGAGAAGGAAAATATGGTTATAAAATATGCAGTGGGCGAGAAAAAAATTCTGGCTGAAAGTCAGTCCAGGGAAAAAGCGGAAAAAAAGTGCAAGGAACTGAAGAGGGAGAAAGAAATCCAAGAACACAAAGTACGAACACTAATCTCCGAGAAAGCAAGAATATGTCAAATGTTCGACAATAAGGTCCACGAACAGAAAGCTCTTCAACAGGAATTCGATCGCTTAAAAAGCGAAATGTCCTCGTTGGAAAACGAGATGAAATGGTGCCAAAACAGTTTGAAGAACGAGGTAGAAGCTCATCGAGACAGTCAAAAAACGATAGAAAACCTCAATAGAAAACTGGCTGACTGTGCAGATCAAATCGAACAAGTGAAAAAAGAAGCGCAAGAATCCATCAAATCGTTTAAATATTCAGAAGAAAACCAGGCTTTCCTTCTAGACCAGAAGTGCAAGGAACAGCAAGCTTCACTCATCCTACTCAAGCACGAAAGAGACGACCGGGAAAATCAAGTTAAAACTTTACAAATCGCTTTGGAACGTCTTCAATCTAAACATCAGGATATGCTGCAAGAAAATAACGAGTTATCTCAAAAAGTGCAACAATTGGAACTTGAGAGATTAGATTCCAGGCAAAAACTGAGCGAACTTAGAGGATGTGCTGATCAACAGCTCCAATACGCTGCTGATTTGCAAATGAAAACTGCACAGTTAGAACAGTACAAACTACAACTTATAAACGAGCAAGAACAATTGAAAGCGTGTGAAGAACAAATGGCAATCTTGAAGTGTAGGAATTCCGATCTAGAAAGTGATATTGAAGCGTGTAGAACCAGGGAAGCTGAACTTCTATTATTCACGCAACAATTGACGGATAAAAACGTGAGACTCCAATCTGAATTCACCGCCCTTGAAACAAGAATCCATCAGCTAACTTCTGAACAAACCCAAATAAAGAGATCGACGAAAGAACACGAGACAAAGGCAGCCATGCTACTCGGGCAATTGTCGGAACAAAAACAGAAATACCTGGATGAAATAGATACTTTACGGAAAAGTTTGAACGAGGAAAAAGTACAGAACGCAAAACTTAAACAAGAACTGTACGATCAGAAAGGGGAAAACGCCATAATAAAAAGGAAACATGAACTATCGCTGAAAGAGGTGCAGAAAGAACTGAACAGTTGTAGAAAAAGTCTGGAGGAGTACAAGAACACAGATCGGAGTACTAGTTCATCAAGGTCTTCACTCAGTGGTGGTGTTACCGAAAAAGGTAATGAAGGCTACTCAGAAGACAACGTAAAGGTCATCCAGCCTGATGGTGAAATTGACCGACAAATATTGATCGAACACATCGTCAAATTGCAGAGGATAAGTGCCAGAAAATCCGAGAAGATAGATTTTCTAGAAGAACACGTCAACACCCTTATAGCTGAACTGCAGAAGAAATCGAAACTTCTGCAAGTCTACATGTTGCGAGAACAGGCTGGTACTTTAACTTCAGATAAAATGGACAATACCAAGGCTGACTTGGCCAAACTGAACGGTATTATGGCCTCTATGTACAGTTCTAGAGTGGCCGATGAGAATCTCACATTAGAACTTTCGTTGGATATCAACAGAAAGTTACAGGCGGTCCTTGAGGATGtgcttttgaaaaatatcaCCCTCAAAAAAAGTGTCGATACTCTTGGTGAAGAGATAGATAGGctgaataaattattgaaatccCATAATTccaaataa